Proteins encoded by one window of Burkholderia plantarii:
- a CDS encoding heme-degrading domain-containing protein — MDLAHDLQSILVQEHTLVFPQFDTGRAWALGVRLREMAVARGHAVAIDIGTFGQPLFFAALDGATPDNLVWIARKRNTVAHFRRSSYAIGLRMKQAGTTLFAKHALPASEYAEHGGAFPLAVAGVGVIGTVTVSGLPQRADHELVVEALSAELGHDYAALALAREAAQ; from the coding sequence ATGGACCTCGCTCACGATCTGCAATCCATCCTCGTTCAGGAACACACGCTCGTCTTCCCGCAGTTCGATACCGGCCGCGCCTGGGCGCTCGGCGTGCGGCTGCGCGAGATGGCGGTGGCGCGCGGCCACGCCGTGGCGATCGACATCGGCACCTTCGGCCAGCCGCTGTTCTTCGCGGCGCTCGACGGCGCGACGCCCGACAACCTCGTCTGGATCGCGCGCAAGCGCAACACGGTCGCGCATTTCCGGCGCAGTTCGTATGCGATCGGCCTGCGCATGAAGCAGGCCGGGACCACGCTCTTCGCGAAGCACGCGCTGCCGGCCTCCGAGTATGCCGAGCACGGCGGCGCGTTCCCGCTTGCCGTCGCGGGCGTGGGCGTGATCGGCACCGTCACGGTGTCGGGCCTGCCGCAGCGCGCCGATCACGAGCTCGTGGTCGAGGCGCTCAGCGCGGAGCTCGGCCACGACTACGCGGCGCTCGCGCTCGCGAGGGAGGCGGCGCAATGA
- a CDS encoding DMT family transporter yields the protein MKLPAYAWLALAIVAEVIGTSALRASEGFTRLVPTLIVVAGYAIAFYGLSLTLKSMPVGIVYAIWSGAGIVLITLVAIVLYRQVPDLPAVIGLGLIIAGVVVLNLFSKMQAH from the coding sequence ATGAAGCTGCCCGCCTACGCATGGCTTGCGCTCGCGATCGTCGCCGAGGTGATCGGCACGTCCGCGCTGCGCGCATCCGAGGGATTCACGCGGCTCGTGCCGACGCTGATCGTGGTGGCCGGCTACGCCATCGCGTTCTATGGTTTGTCGCTGACCTTGAAGAGCATGCCGGTCGGGATCGTCTATGCGATCTGGTCCGGCGCCGGCATCGTGCTGATCACGCTGGTGGCGATCGTGCTGTACAGGCAGGTGCCGGACCTGCCGGCCGTGATCGGGCTCGGACTGATCATCGCGGGCGTCGTCGTCCTCAATCTGTTCTCGAAGATGCAGGCGCACTGA